The following coding sequences are from one Dermacentor silvarum isolate Dsil-2018 chromosome 4, BIME_Dsil_1.4, whole genome shotgun sequence window:
- the LOC119450454 gene encoding uncharacterized protein LOC119450454, whose translation MLLQTGQFTCSTSPGDTAAETMDLFSLVSVVLLLAAPVRPQSMHPSRVNDYVDEILEDRLPGEVNSQIHLPAFTRDVSHDSHYGSVLFQSTNVSKHERMKRWVDCNGSVAEFPERVVISCDVRFPGILVRMDSLLTYDSNDTYRVAARIFYPLSTRLVLQFAPWENPSANLTRLSGFEKLEARFWGLDRSDPKNQKLAWGYEKVAKDIVQQVVAEQVAPALGRAAAKYRFPCCPDRP comes from the exons ATGCTGCTTCAGACAGGACAGTTCACCTGCTCGACCAGTCCGGGAGACACTGCAGCTGAAACT ATGGACCTCTTCTCTCTGGTGTCGGTGGTCTTGCTGTTGGCTG CACCCGTCAGGCCCCAGTCGATGCACCCTTCTCGCGTTAACGACTACGTGGACGAGATCCTGGAGGATAGGCTTCCAGGCGAGGTGAACAGCCAGATCCATCTGCCGGCCTTCACTCGTGACGTCAGCCACGACTCGCACTACGGTTCGGTACTGTTCCAATCGACTAACGTCAGCAAGCACGAGCGCATGAAGCGCTGGGTCGACTGCAACGGCTCTGTCGCAGAGTTCCCCGAGCGAGTCGTCATCTCATGCGACGTCAG GTTCCCGGGCATTCTGGTGCGCATGGACAGTCTGCTGACGTACGACAGCAACGACACCTACCGGGTAGCAGCTCGCATCTTCTACCCGCTCAGCACTCGgctcgtcctccagttcgcgcccTGGGAAAACCCTTCGGCCAACCTGACTCGACTGAGCGGCTTCGAGAAGCTGGAGGCCCGCTTTTGGGGCCTTGACAGGAGCGACCCCAAAAACCAGAAGCTCGCCTGGGGATACGAGAAGGTCGCCAAGGACATCGTCCAGCAGGTGGTCGCCGAACAAGTGGCACCGGCGCTGGGTAGAGCAGCCGCCAAGTACCGCTTCCCGTGCTGTCCGGACAGACCGTAG
- the LOC119448214 gene encoding UPF0746 protein DDB_G0281095-like, whose protein sequence is MSKVTTCILEQPVDFYIREQQQQQQQQPTQQQQQQQQQQQQPQQQQQQQQQQQQQQQQQQQHTTTTTTQQQQHNKNNTTTTTTTTPPQQQQQQQQQQQQQQQQQQQQQQQQQQQQQQQQQQQQQQQQQQQQQQQQQQQQQQQQQQQQQQQQQQQQQQQQQQQQQQQQQQQHRQQQQQQQQQQQQQQQQQQQQQQQQQQQQQ, encoded by the exons ATGTCCAAAGTCACAACGTGCATTTTGGAGCAACCTGTGGACTTCTACATACGAG aacaacaacaacaacaacaacaacaaccaacacaacaacaacaacaacaacaacaacaacaacaacaaccacaacaacaacaacaacaacaacaacaacaacaacaacaacaacaacaacaacaacaacacacaacaacaacaacaacacaacaacaacaacacaacaagaacaacacaacaacaacaacaacaacaacaccaccacaacaacaacaacaacaacaacaacaacaacaacaacaacaacagcagcagcagcagcagcagcagcagcagcagcagcagcagcagcagcagcagcagcagcagcagcagcagcagcagcagcagcagcagcagcagcagcagcagcagcagcagcagcagcagcagcagcagcagcagcagcagcagcagcagcagcagcagcagcagcagcagcagcagcagcagcagcagcagcagcagcagcagca caggcagcagcagcagcagcagcagcagcagcagcagcagcagcagcagcagcagcagcagcagcagcagcagcagcagcagcagcagcag